The Mus pahari chromosome 5, PAHARI_EIJ_v1.1, whole genome shotgun sequence genomic sequence CTTCAGCCCCTTGGCTGCCAAAAGAGTCAGTGGCAGTACAGTGAAGATGGCAAAACAGATGGCATAATGCGTGTACTTCAAAGCTTCCATGTCTCTGGAGGATGGAAAGGCGCAGAAGCCATTGTAAGCATCACTGGCCAGGGCGACTGGCAGCCCTAAGAGGGCAGCTGCTCCCCAAAGTCCCACACTGAGTCCCAAGGTGAAGCCAGGGAGTTGACCAATATTCAGTCTGGGGTTCAGGCAAGCATAGCATCCTATCAACAGAGCCTGTGCAAAAGCAGAAGTATACCATACCCAGTAGCCCAGGTTGCACAGGGCTGTGCTGTGGGCACTGTGTAAGCCTGGTGCCAGGATGGGCACTGCAATGCTGAACAGGGCACTGCCCACTGCTAACTCTGCCAGAATGGGCCAGCTGGGGCAAATCTGCCAGTGGAAGAAAGGTCTGAGGATCGCGAAGAGGATGCCGCCACTTGCCAGCATGCCCAGGACACTGGTGAGCATGAAGAAGGGCAGGGAAGACCTGTCAAGCAGGTTACAGGAGTAACAGGGAGCAGCGGGTGTCAGGCTGTAGTCATTCGATAATTCATAGGAGTAGTTATCTTCAAACGAATAGTTCCAGCTGTCGAAAGTAAACTGAGTTCCATTCTTGTCTAGTGAGAGGGTTTCCACCTACAAAGTATACCCAGAAAGGACAGTCAGGACATCTAGCACCTCAATAAAGAGGCTGGGGTATGTGCAGGGCTAGACAGAAGGGGCACTTGGGTTTGGAGAACAGGGGTCTTCTGGCAGGTCATGGGTGCAGTGAGCATGGAGAacagggaagctgaggaggagccTGAATGGTTGGagccacagagaaacccggtccaAGTTGTGTAGAGATCTAAGAGAGcagacagaaggagggaaggtGGGGACAGACCTGCTGGGACTGCCTGAAAGATGGAGAGATAAGAAGTAGGGTGAGaatgggaaatgggaaagaaagggaaaggatttGTTTGAAACTGAGAACAAAGAAACATGGGTATGAGGGACTATGAGAAAAGAAAGGTTTAAAATCCTGAGAAGGAAGTAGAAGGAGCAGCAGGACAGAGGCGAGGGTTATGGAACGTGGTCCCCACACTCACCGGGTACAGACAGTTCCCCATGGCACTGCAGGCTCAGGGCAGCGAAGTACAGGGCCCGGACTCTGTCAGCAGCTGTGGCTCCAAGATAAGTGCCCAGGGCTAATGAATTCTCTCAGGTTCTAGGCAgagccagggtgtgtgtgtgtgtgtgttcggggTCACTCTCAGGAAGCTCAACCTCACACCCACAGGCTTCTTAAACCTTGAGCTAGCATAGGGCACTGTCCTGGGGCTTCCTGTTTTGAAGTGGGATTTGCCTGGTCAGAATGACCTCAGGAAAAGATCACGGTCAGGTCCACAAAGGGGGAATTTTCCCGAAGGTGgcgaggaagaaactgaggatcTTTCCAGCAAGGGAAGGATAAGGGGCCAGGGGTGACTTGTGAAGCAGAGATAAGAACCGTGCTGGGAAGGTGGAGTGACCGGGCGTCTGATGACTCTGTTCTCTATTCCTTTGAATGAGATCCAAGGAAAGAGTTCAAAAGATCCCCTATTTGGGGGGGAAGGCGTGGTATTTGGTGTTGGCTCTGTGCAGACAGAGTAGGCCTTCAGTTGGAGGCCTTTTGTGCGTGGCAGCACAAGTAGAGGAATGTACatatttatctgtgtgtctgtgttgggtATCAGTGTGCCCCCATCTGAGTGCTAGGTGCTGGGTGGTGCCTGGGTGTGGGCATTGCTATCTAGAAGCATGGGCGCTTCAGTGTACGAGGGACCGGAGACTAGAGGCCTGTCAAGGCTCTGTAAAGACGCTCCTTCAGGGAGCAATTGGGCATTTACCTCACCACCTATGGACTCAATGAATGCATCTCTCACACCAAGCAGAACACATGGTCTGACACATCAAAATAGGCTCTGTGGGACCATGGGATAGCATACTTTAATGTGAGACTATAGCCCACTGGGTAATCTCTATTCATATTCTGTTGTGAGACATACAAATTGTGAGAATGCTTCATCGGTTTGGCATCTCGGCCTTAGGTAAAGTTTCTGGTGGGAGGTAGCATTGTTATTTCTCTGGCCAGGAGGAATACAGGATACATGTTCAATAGGTGGGTTCCCATTAACCCTCTCAGATGGATGAGTACCCACGTCAAATTTCAGGAGGGAGCTAAAAGGAGAGttggtcaaaaaacaaaaacaaaaataaaaacaaaaacaaaatgggtGAAGCTCTCCTTCCTGGATAGTGTTGCTCAGGTCTTCACCTCCATCATGGAGGTGGCCAACATTGCCGGACAGAGGGTGATGGGGTAGCAGTCGGATAGCATGCTTTAAATGCAAAAGCAAAGGACTCAGACACTCCCTGTCCCTCGATTCCTCATACAGATGCTCCACAGAGCGGCATGGCAAGGATGCAGTGCCCTTTGAGTGCCAGGTGCCCGGGACATGAGGACAGCCCTTATTTACATGCAGCCCAGCCAGCCGTGAGAGGAGCAGAAAGGAGGCAGCGTGACCACGTGGATAATCCAGATATATTGAGGGTGGTCCCTCTGAGATTAGCACAGGAGAGTTAGAAAGATTATAAAGATACACggtcccctccctgctcccttcccgcactcccacccccacccgcagacagacacacacagcacaacagccccctctccccccacccgcCTGGTACAAATATGGCTTCTGTGTAATATGGACAGAGTGGTTCAGCTCAAAGAGGAAAAGTCGTTTTCCCAAAAGCGGGTGCTGGGAGACAAGGAGCCCAGACAGGAGCCCAGCCCTGGGACCCAGGGCTCCCTTGCTGCTATAAGAGGAGAAGTCCTGGCTAAGCGAGGGGTTACCTGGGGTGCCCAGGTTCCTAACCAGGGGCTGGAAGATTCACGAAGGTATTACCTGAACTGAAGGAGTGGGCAGGCCTGCTGGATTGCAGCTGCCCCATTTTGCACACCTGTTGTCAGAGCAGGGAGGACATGCCGGAGGAGGGGGAGTGTGATGCCCAAGAGCATCCTGGGACTAAGGGACCGGGCCAGCCAGGATGGAGAGGGTGAGCAATTCCTCCCCATAGCAACCAGCTTGGCCATAAGAAGGAAGACGGTCAACCCAAAGTTGATATGGGTACCCAGTCCTCTAGTCACTGGGTACAGAAGATGGGGATCCAGGGTCAGTGCCAGGGAGAGGGGTGCATAGCAGAGACGGTGGCCCTAACCCATGGCTCAGAGATGGAGGTCCAGGGAAAGGTGGTGAATGAATGGTATTTCAGAGAGGGACAAAATGCACAGCCCGGTAAACCACATCCTGGGACTCCTCTCTCACACATAGGCATCGAGAGTGGTCTGGAAATGACTCGGACGGAGCAGCCCTCTAGATGAGGTACAAGCCCTGACTACAAACCGTCCACTCCCAAAGACACGCCTCATGTGTCCCATGCCCTGTCCCCCCACCCGAGACCCCTGGTCCTTCTTCTCAATCCCTTTTCTTCttgttcacacaaacacacatgtacacacatccatgcatacttacacacacttacacacacaaacacgtacacgtatacacacacatacacacacgtgtacagAGTTCACATTATTCCCTCGGTTTGGGCAGGAAACAGCTCACTGCAGCGAAGCTCCTTTTAGTAATTTTGTTGTCATGTCTGcctggctgctgagggaggagggaCCGAGGGCTGTCACAGGGAACCGGAGAGGGCACGGGGTGACACAGGGTGGAGTAGTAGTTGCTGAGCAATGCCGTAAGAGGAGCGGTTGCCGTGCAACAGTCCAGGGGCTCGGGTAAGAGTGAGGGGCCCCTCCGAGGTGGGGGCAGCAGACGTTGTTCAAGTCCACAGCTGCCTCTTCCACAGCTGCTGGAGCTGGGAGAGAAAACTGAACTCTACTGTCCCCCAAAGGCAGATTCTGTTAAAAGGGCCTAGCTTCATTCACCGCGTGGGGACAATGGGTGAACAGGGCCGTTTCCACCACCCTCTCTGGAAATCTACTCTCTCTGGGAGGGACATgttgaagccctgggttcctgTGTGGCTGCATGCTATCTTCAGATCACATCTTTGAacactttcctcatttctttcttatgtaaTGGAAGAGAGGTGGCAGTGTGACACCCGTCTCCCTGTCTGTAGTGCAGGGCCAGCAGAGGAAGAGCCACCACTAGCCCCTGCTTCCATTCCCAGGTTCCTTTGGGGCCACATCTGCTGTAAAAATGGAAGGAGGGCTGTGTTAAGCCCCACCCACAAACCAGCCCTGCTCCTCATCCATTTCTAATCCCTCCAACTTCCTCCTCTGAACATTACAGATTCCTTGTTCTCCTTACCCCCATGGCCCCTGCCTCTCCAGCCTTGGAGACAGATTTGATTTGGGAttgttacaaaaataataataacccaaACGCAGAGAAGCCACAAAAGGGGCTGAGGGCGACCCACCCCTCCCACCCGCCCTCCTCCCCCCCATTCCAAACCGAGTACAAAACCGCACCCAAAGCAGACATTCTGTACAGGGggctgggtgggctggggagcaagcGGGAGGGGCGGCCCTAGGGTCGCTCTGTACAAGTCCAGGTTGGTGACAGCCCAGCAGTCCCCTTGGGGCCCCTAGGGGCTCAGGAGGTGTGTGGGTGCCCCTAGATGAAATATTCCTTCTTGTCATCCCCGCCTGACTGCCCGCCTTCTGCGTTGATGATGGCCGTGTCCGCATCTGGAGCGTCGTCGGAGCCCTTCGCTTCGTGTGTCAGGTAGGTTCCTGTATGGAGACAGAGGCTTCTCTTTTCAGAAgctcctcagcctctgaagtCCACCCTGCCCAcattcctacccacccactcacaccatGGCTCATCTTTCTCTTGCCTGGAGCGTTCTTCCACCCCACCTTCTCTCATTTGCATTTTGTTGCCAACATCCCTCACCTGACCACACCCCCATGAATAATGAATTCTGCTCTTAACTAAAAATCTCATCTATAATGCAGGCAAGGGataaaagaagtgtgtgtgtgtgtgtgtgtgtgtgtgtgtgtgtgtgtgtgcgcacacgtatGTGTgcctgtacctgtgtgtgtgtgtgtgtgtgtgtgtgtacaggagatATGACTTAGGCATGACCTGTCTTCACAGTCAGGCTGGGGGTAGTAACAGAGTATaaggaaaagtaaaagaaagagaaaaggaaagatacgggagagaggatgaagagtagagactgaagaagggTAAAGGAGCtaaacagagggaaaagaaaaggaaggggctgATTTGTGGGGCCCTGAAGGCGGAGCAGCAAGGAACAGCTTGAGTGGGTTGGTTTGATTGTACTTGGATGGTTACCAAGTGATCAGGCTTGACTGTGGGGTTGCTGTCACTCAGTGATCACAGCACTGGCATTGCAGAGGTTGGCTGTGGTTTGATTCTCAGACATCCCCAAGAAGCTGAATGAGTTTACAGGGCCATTTCTGAAGCCCTTAGACTGTCTGTCCCTCCCTAATTgatctcccctacccacccaagaCCTCCCGACATCTCTGACCTTTGTGCCGGATCAAATAGTGTCCAAGGAAAATGAGCAGAATGAGCAGCAGGAAGACAATGAAAGCCACAATCCCTCCAATGATGGCGTGGTAGGTACTGGAGGACGAGGGCACCGGGCTGGGGTCTGCAGGGAGGATGGCGACACAGTCAGTGCTGGGGAGGACCTTTAACTCAAATGCTAATCTGGCCTGGGACAATCCCACAAAAGGAAAATGACACCAACATCAGGAAAGACCAGGAGCTGTGTGTGAGCACAAGGGACATGCCCAAGTTAGTATCCAAGTGGGTATCACCATGCTGGTAGCATAGTAATTGTTAAAGAAAATTAGTGTGCTCTCCAGGCAATAAACAAACCAGTTCTCACTGAACCATTCAACTTGCTTTCTAGGCGCCAAAGTTTGAGCGTAATCAGAAATCATTACTTCAGTCCCTATGACCAAtatcaaatttttttcttttcctcttttccaacacacacacacacacacacacacacacacacacacacacacacctgtgtttTCCCATCCCATGTCTTCTCACCTCCTGTCTTGGTATTGTGCATTCCTCCCTTTAGGAGATTTGGGGAAGAAACAGTGGAAGTTGATGGATCCGAGCATTAAGCAGTTGGACGACACCTTGCTAAGAAAATGGTACTGTATCTCCCTGCCTAAGACTTGTAAGTGTCCCTAGAGAGAGCAGTGCTGTAATCTGATACGGGTTTGGAAAGCATCTCCCTTCCTAGgataaactcaggacctcaatTCCCATCCCAACATCCTTTTCCCAGCCTGGGCTGTGACCTACACAACTGCCTTACCATACAGCATTTGAcatcttgcccccccccccccccccctgccaagTATTTCATCCTTGATGGCTTTAGCTTCCCAGCCTACACTCTCTTGAACATATCTTGTTTTATTCTTCGGTAATTCCTTCACTTCAGCAAGGAAGATCAGTGATCCAGGAAAATCCTATCTGACCCTTCCAAGGAAGGAGAACTAGGATTTCCTCTCCACTCTGACATCATCTAAAGGTTTGTGCACATGGTGTGAGTGGATTTCTCCAATGGTTACTGATGTTCCTTTCATTAGCTATATAAAAGTCATCATCCATAGTAGTATGAGCTAATCTCATAGGACAATGCGGACCAAAGGTGTCAATAAAAGCCCCAACCTTTGTCAGAGACCCAAATATCTGAGGACAGGTGCACAAACCCAGAACAGTTGTGATGTCTCTGGAGCTATATGAGCTGCAGCTATACCTCACCAACCCAAGGGAGAACTCCCGTGTTTCCATGGGCCCAGCTTGGTTCTTTCTACCTCGTTGGTTcctgtccttttctcttccctcccttatGTTTCTGCAGGCTTGACTGGGCCGGCTTTTTAGGTCCCTCCCTTTCTTCAccttatttgaaaagaaaacatttgtgttTTGGCTGTTCTGCTTGGGAGAGTGGCGGTGCGGGGCCCAGGTGTTCCACGGCGAGGCAGGTACGATGACACGATTTAGGGGAAGATGAGTGAAGATACACGAGACATGGTCCGCTGTGAAAATCAATCCTGGATATTGACTCTGGACGCTATAGAAGTATAGACAGTTCTTGGGAAAACACAGTCTTCCACTGTCCAAACGACCTCTGGGATTATCAATAACCAGCTTCCACAGGCCTGAAGAGGCTGCAGTCACTCCTTCCACCACCAGGCGTCAGCACTGGCAGCGAACTGTCAAGCTAGTCTCCCTCAGCTTTTTAGCCCAGGGCAGGATCAAGAAGGAAGATACCAGCTGAAGCCAGGCAAGGCTGTCCACAGGACTTGCATGAGGGAGTACTGGGAAGAAAgcaagggctgatattgggatgtaaattGGATAAGtagataaatttaataaaaatgaagatagcAATTGCAGGGTATGTAAACTTTCATTCATTGTCGTTTGCCACCAGAAACAATCTGGAGAGGATCTGGATATCTGAGGGGCTGAGCCTAGATCCCAGAGCCTTGCCATAGCAATTGGAATCTTGCACTAGTCCTGTTGCTGTGTTGAGGAATCTCCACGAGCTGAGAGGTTGCCTCTAGAGTCAGAATCATCAATATACACACTCTGGTCCTAATCACTTGGGCTTTGGGCCTCTTTCTCATCCCTGAGATTCTAGGTGTTAGGCACCCCACTCCCTGACTTACTGGGTATTCATGAATAGAGACCTTGCATCCTCTTCAGGACCTGAAGATATTCAGGTTTGAATGtctcttttgtgtttgtatggTATGCACATGTAttcaaatgtgcatgtgtgcactaaTGTCCATGCATGTCCATGCGCTAACTGTACAAGCCACAGGGATGCCATTTACCCAATTTATTGAACAGGATAATCCCTCATTATCGGAGAGATCACCAAGTAAGATAggttgcctctgccttcccaacactgagattacaaatgtgagTTACCACACATAGGTTTGTTTTACTGCAACTAGCAAATGCTGGCACTAACCTAACTAGTTCTAGGTGTCTGGTggctccagtgtttgagagaaatTTCAGTAAAAAACAATTCCATGTCCCTTTGGGAGGAGTAGCATTAGAGAAGTGATTCTGACCATCTCTTAGCATAGTGCATGCTTGTTTCGTTTTCCTCTTGGCCAAACTACAATGCACACAGGATCCCAAGAAAAAAGACTGGAGGCAGCAGCTTGCAAACCATATCTAGTCCTAGGAGGAGGAGCTCAGCAGCAAGCACACATGCTCTCAAGAGGGGCCTCTAAATGAAGTTGATATTCTCCCCATCAGATGTTAAAGATGGTTCCAGAGGAGCTACTGCCTATAGAGAAAGAGAGTAGGAGCTCATCTTTCTATTGATTGAGCATTGCTACACACTCCTCGGGCCTAGTGCCATGCTTTCCAATAGTGGGACATTTTCCATCCCCCCCAACTACCATACAGAGTGAGAGGTTTGACATCAGGAGAACAAGAAATGACCAGAGAAGGAAGATGTGGGATGAGTGGAGCCAAGGACACTCACCATTGACATTGAGGGTGAAATAGGCTGTATAGCTGCCCATGTTGCTTGTGGCTGTACAGCCATAGGTGCCACTGTCACTCTTGTTCAAAAAGGGAAAGATGAGAGCGCTCTCTTGGGTCATCTTGAGGGGTGGCTCGCTGCCTTCCTTTACCCACACGTACTGCTGGGGGCTGTTGAGATAGAAAGATGAGATACGGTCAGCATGGCCTTGACCGGAAGGCTAGAGGAATTAAAAAATGAACTAGGATCAGGGAAATCTGAAGCTGCACAAGGATGCTAAAGTGCATTGAAGATGCTAAATGGGCCAGAGAGTGGGCATTGGTGATGGCGTGCGGTATCGGACTTGGGTGAAATTTGGAGAAGGAACAGATGTGGATCCCTGTCTTACTGTAATGTTGTTCCTTAGGGGACCCAAAGGAACTGAGCTAGGGAGTGTTCCAACCTCACTTCTGCTGTTTTGCAGTGGAAATAAAGGAGAAGTGTGGCTGTACAGTTAGGGGAGTAGGAGGTATGCCTCGGTGGGTATCAGGGATCCTGGGGAGAAGATGTGTAGTGAGGATGGTTATCTGAGAAGGTGGAGGGATATCGGAGACTGAAGACTGCTCTTCTTACACTGGATTGCCACGCCCCTCACAATGTAACAACAGCTTCTGGCCTTCACGAGGATGAGCAGGTTCTGGCCTAATCATGGCTgttggtgtgtctgtgaagaAGTACATGATGTCAGCACAAAACTTCCCACTCTGCATAGGAGACCCTTAAAACCTTGGGCTCACCTAGTTACATGCTATAGgctctatctccctcccccaAAGTCTCAGAATGTGAAAGGCTATGAACAaggccttcctcctctctctctctctctctctctctctctctctctctctctctctctctctctctctcaagacagagtttttttgtatagctctgactgtcttggaactcactctgtagacaaggctggccttgaactcacaaatctgcctgggattaaaggcatgtgctgccactgcctggctcctcctgGCTCTCTTGAACACAAATTGTGACTGTCATTGACTGTGAGAGCAACCCGCTGCCACTCAacctctgagtgctggcattccAGCACAGCTGCCCTTGTTGGGACCTATAGGATGTCTTAGCAGAGCCAAGGAGAAGCCATGGTTTATTCATGCCTAGCAAAATTGTCTGGCACATAGACAGGACCTAATacgtatttttaaatgaacaaagaaagtgAACTTGACACTGACCGAGTTCGCCACCTCTCAGTTTCGTCTACTGTGTGAGGGAGCTTTGGAGTGAAAGCAATGCTTGAACACAAAACATCCCTTTGAAAGGTCAGTCCAAACATGGAATGGGAGCACAGAAACAGTGAGGAGTGGGGGGTCATATTttggcagaggaaaaaaaaagcctgagacAATATAGATGGGTCTGTGTGGGAATAATGACATCTGTCATTGATGCCAAAAGGCTGCTTTGGAGACTGGGTCCAGATGGTGGCTTAGAACAATGTGACCAGATGCTGGTTTGTACCATGGATAAAGAGGCTGTACTTTCCCTAAGGACAGAGCCAACCTTAACAAGCAGTTGATGAACATGCTTCAGTTAAATCATACAGGACAAAGAGTGCCAAGCAAGGTGAGAGAATTGGTTTTCTAGGACTTCACAGCTAAAGAGGCCTCTAGCATGGGATCTGTAATGTAGCATTTGTTGACTGACTGCTGATCAAAGGCCAAATGGCACCTGGAGAGTAATAGCCAGGTGGTCTGGTACCTAAGAGGGGACTCTTGGAACTCCAAGAGCATAAAGTACTCCTCAGTTACAGCCAGGGGACCAGAACTCAAGGGAACTACCCAAGGTCCAGTGCCTTCCACTTGGAACTAATAAATACAGAAACTTTACAATAATTTAGTCCTGGAAAGTTTGTAGGGTTCTTCATATGATTCCATTTATTCTCAGTGTAATTCAAAGTGGTAAGCCAGATTCACAGAGAGATCAAATGCCTTGGTCAAGGTACATATAGCTAGTATGTTTCAGTCCTGGCTAAAGCAGCAACCTGCCAATTGATTGTCATTCAAACTGAACCATAGTACTGTTCAAAACTGACTCATGTTAAAGTTTGAATGAAGGGTCTAGCTGCTGATTAAATAGCACTGGAGTTAAGGAATTAATCAGCTTGTGTCATCCATAAGGAGATTAAAagctctaccttttttttttttttttttttttatcctccaGCCTTTTGGTAAACTAGGAAAAGAGAGGCATTGTTGTCTATGCCTCCGTGCTCGGCTTCCACACTTTAATTACACCCTTGCAATTCCGTACATGGAAGGTCCTTTGAAAAAGTTTCCAGATTTCCTCAGATGAGAAATTCTCGAATATTCCAACTTCTTGAGATATCCCCTACTAGTACCAAAAGTGGGTTCCAGGGAGACGACTAAGAAGTGTGGGGAAAGGATGCAGCTGTGATCCTAGCAACTGGCCATGTTCCATCAGAATCCCAAGTGGAAGCTCAGAACTGGGGCACATAGAGAAACATAGAGACTGGGAAATAAAAGCCATCAGAATGTCTCAGCACCAGAAAGGGTTAGGTTTCTCTTCCATGCACACCTCCTGACTTCATGGACTGTTAGAGTGTGAAGAGGCCATAAAGACAGCCATGCCCACCTCACTCCTTTAAAAAACAGACAGTCAAGATCAGTCGGGGAGAGCTGTCTTCACACCACACAATCAGCGCTTAGTGGAATGGACTACAAGACTAGTAACTATATATATCCCAAGACTCTGGGTTTGCTACATTTACCACCATAGTTTACAGTCTAGTGCCATGGTCACCCATGCAGCCCAAGGGCTGGTAAACTTTGCCCATGGGCCAAATCTTGCCAGCTGCAagcttt encodes the following:
- the Ackr1 gene encoding atypical chemokine receptor 1, translating into MGNCLYPVETLSLDKNGTQFTFDSWNYSFEDNYSYELSNDYSLTPAAPCYSCNLLDRSSLPFFMLTSVLGMLASGGILFAILRPFFHWQICPSWPILAELAVGSALFSIAVPILAPGLHSAHSTALCNLGYWVWYTSAFAQALLIGCYACLNPRLNIGQLPGFTLGLSVGLWGAAALLGLPVALASDAYNGFCAFPSSRDMEALKYTHYAICFAIFTVLPLTLLAAKGLKISLSKGPGPWVSVLWIWFIFWWPHGMVLMFDALVRSKTILLNTCQSQKILDAMLNVTEALSMLHCVATPLLLALFCHQTTSRSLPSLSLPARQASQMDALAGKS